A window of Malaclemys terrapin pileata isolate rMalTer1 chromosome 14, rMalTer1.hap1, whole genome shotgun sequence contains these coding sequences:
- the LOC128848876 gene encoding uncharacterized protein LOC128848876 produces the protein MPRSNPASLKKSDTATAQDGLVAEDQIHAMIRLHAFRLLTCPDATVKNVATTALHAATEKRIGRPPSDRDVATFLSGSLDGDFARDRGDFASLWTRARNATRRLGKRLGCRWEWNEERQELGVLIPRIGTEDNIIVTPGARGVLERSLKATVHALYVDALKKKPDQGKVFEVTSKWDSSNHFLPTGSFTRFADWRFIHRARLNCVPLNGAIRHGNRDKRCRKCGYVNETLPHVLCCCKPHARAWQLRHNAVQDRLVKAINPRLGEIAVNRTVPGTDSPLRPDIVVTDEVGKKIILVDVAIPFENRTPAFREARARKLEKYAPLADTLRTKGYEVHIDALLVGALGAWDPCNECVLRSCGVGRHYARLMRRLMVSDIIRWSRDIYTEHITGHRQYRE, from the coding sequence ATGCCAAGGTCCAACCCTGCTTCTCTTAAGAAATCTGACACGGCCACAGCCCAAGATGGTTTGGTTGCAGAAGACCAAATTCATGCAATGATTAGGCTTcacgccttccgcctcctgacTTGCCCGGACGCCACGGTAAAGAACGTTGCAACGACCGCCCTGCACGCCGCCACCGAGAAACGAATCGGCAGACCTCCCTCCGACCGAGATGTGGCCACCTTcttgagcggctccctggacggCGACTTCGCCCGGGACAGGGGAGACTTCGCCTCGCTGTGGACCCGCGCCCGCAATGCCACGCGCCGGCTGGGAAAGCGCCTGGGCTGCCGCTGGGAATGGAACGAGgaacggcaggagctgggagtcctgatacCGCGGATCGGAACGGAGGACAACATCATCGTCACCCCGGGAGCCAGAGGCGTGCTGGAGAGATCCCTGAAGGCCACCGTCCACGCGCTCTACGTGGACGCCCTGAAGAAAaagccggaccagggtaaagtcttcgaagtaaccagcaagtgggactccagcaaccacttcctccccacaggcagcttcacccggttcgccgactggcggttcattcaccgcgcccggctgaattgcgtcccTCTCAATGGTgccatccgccacgggaaccgggacaaacgctgcaggaagtgcgggtacgtcaacgaaaccctgccccacgtcctgtgctgctgcaagccccacgccagagcctggcagctacgccacaacgccgtccaggaccgTCTAGTGAAGGCCATCAACCCGCGTCTGGGAGAGATCGCTGTCAACCGCACCGTCCCTGGCACCGACAGCCCACTGCGCCCGGACATCGTCGTCACGGACGAGGtggggaaaaagatcatcctggtcgacgtagcgattccgttcgagaacaggaccccggccttccgcgaagcccgagcccgcaagctcgaaaaatacgcccccctggctgacaccttgCGGAccaagggctacgaggtgcacatcgacgctctgctcgttggggccctgggtgcctgggacccgtgtaacgaaTGCGTGCTGAGgtcctgtggggtgggccgtcattacgcgcggctcatgagacgcctcaTGGTCTCGGACAttatccgttggtcccgggacatttacaccgagcacatcaccggccaccgccaataccgagagtga